Proteins from one Ficedula albicollis isolate OC2 chromosome 3, FicAlb1.5, whole genome shotgun sequence genomic window:
- the PNLDC1 gene encoding poly(A)-specific ribonuclease PARN-like domain-containing protein 1, producing MEFTGLHSTSLQNNEPSLFDSPAERYVKARQSVQRFAPVQLGLAIFSKENSNKYVVHSYNFFLFPSTLGIRDVEFTLSASSIQFLSHYGFDFNKFLKDGIPYMNEVQEKILRQRLLAGTWKVCSTSCADRDVLKKAIDEVTSWITAAKEEDTMILQDLNGYHMLEVQLVLRQALKNVWTEPLGDKEVMVKKVNPQHRQLLENSSYDHCQKKLILLSARGFTNLFLILVKAKKPLVGHNMLMDLMHLHDKFYRPLPESYEEFKRNIHNLFPVIIDTKTVIKSVQKKCLFPRVSSLLEVHAVLCSNLNPKGPPCPVIALASGCSRYAEKKSPHEAGYDAFLCGSVLLMSAHLLLCRSTDDAVEAEPSFSQYLTVLAEHVNKVNFIRGGVSSINFSGEDAPCRHPPALVVHVRGWPGLTERQIYQEFKARCRFDVRRLSKNQFILLSNKYKQVKLVLRDYRHHPHLQVSVYRHWRHSPSVNCLLQISGIVALWSLLAFALGGARSC from the exons ATGGAGTTTACTGGTTTGCATTCGACTTCCCTACAAAACAACGAGCCCAG CCTGTTTGACTCCCCTGCGGAGCGGTATGTGAAGGCCAGGCAGAGTGTTCAGCGCTTCGCTCCTGTTCAGCTTG GGCTGGCAATattctcaaaagaaaattcaaacaA gtATGTGGTGCATTCATacaacttttttctctttccctcaaCACTGGGAATAAGAGATGTCGAATTCACCCTCTCTGCATCTAGTATTCAGTTCCTGTCTCACTATGGCTTTGACTTCAACAAG TTCCTCAAAGATGGAATCCCATACATGAATGAGGTACAGGAGAAGATCCTTAGGCAGCGCCTCTTAGCTGGTACCTGGAAAGTCTGCAG CACTAGTTGTGCAGACAGGGATGTCCTGAAGAAAGCTATTGATGAAGTGACCTCTTGGATAACTGCAGCAAAAGAAGAGGATACTATGATTCTGCAGGATTTGAATG GCTATCATATGCTTGAAGTTCAGCTGGTTCTGAGGCAGGCTCTCAAAAATGTTTGGACAGAGCCTCTTGGAGACAAGGAG GTAATGGTGAAAAAAGTGAATCCACAGCATCGTCAGCTTCTGGAGAACTCTTCTTATGACCACTGTCAGAAAAAGCTCATTCTCCTGTCTGCCCGGGGCTTTACCAACCTCTTCCTGATACTTGTTAAAGCCAAAAAG CCCCTGGTGGGACACAACATGCTTATGGACCTTATGCATCTTCACGACAAGTTCTACAGGCCCCTCCCAG aaagcTATGAGGAGTTTAAAAGGAACATTCACAACCTGTTTCCTGTCATCATAGACACCAAGACTGTAATAAAATCTGTGCAGAAG AAATGTCTGTTTCCTCGAGTATCTAGTCTTTTGGAGGTGCATGCAGTTTTGTGCAG CAACCTAAATCCCAAAGGTCCACCGTGCCCTGTTATAGCTCTTGCCAGTGGCTGCTCAAGATACG CTGAGAAGAAATCTCCTCATGAGGCAGGCTATGATGCATTTCTCTGTGGTTCAg TTCTTCTGATGTCAGCTCATTTGCTACTGTGCAGATCCACAGA TGATGCAGTGGAGGCTGAGCCTTCTTTCTCGCAGTATCTCACTGTGTTAGCTGAGCACGTGAACAAAGTGAATTTCATCCGAGGTGGCGTTTCAAGCATT aatttttctgGGGAAGATGCTCCTTGCCGTCATCCCCCTGCCTTGGTTGTTCATGTCCGAGGCTGGCCAGGGCTGACAGAGAGACAAATTTACCAAGAGTTTAAAGCTCGTTGTCGCTTTGATGTCAGACGGCTTTCAAAGAACCAGTTCATTCTGCTCTCCAATAAATACAAGCA AGTCAAGCTGGTCCTGCGGGATTACAGGCACCACCCTCACCTGCAGGTCTCCGTCTATCGCCACTGGAGGCACTCGCCGAGCGTGAactgcctgctgca AATCTCTGGCATTGTGGCACTGTGGTCTCTCTTGGCCTTTGCGCTTGGAGGAGCTCGTAGCTGTTGA